TGATTCGCGCAGCTTGCAGGCAGCGACGAATGTATGGATAGCCGGGGATCTGGGATTACACGCAGAACAAGCAACCGTTGCGATGGGTGAGGGTTCCATTGCTGCGATCTGGATTCATAAGGCGTTACAGCAGATGACAAAGGATTAAATGTGGAGTTCATCATCAAAATAAAATTTCAGTTTGAACAATTAGAATACTATTTTTCGTTGATCCAAAAAGACCTCCCAAGCCATGAATATGACGGGAGGTCTTTTTGGGCTAACTTCCTCTGGAAAAAGGACAATCATTTATCCGATGACTCGGACGAATGAGAAGAAGAATTTTTGTGCTTCGAGTCATGGGAGAAATCCTTCCGGATATTTTCCACGATATCGCCAACCACGCCTTCGATCATGTCGGTTGGTCCGGGATTATGTTTGTCTGGATGGATCACGGTATTCACGCCTGGTTCAAGTTCATCCTTTGTCTTCTCAGGTTTGGTTTTATCACGCATGGGAAATCCCTCCTGGTTCGTATTGTATAAGGTGTAAGGTGTAAGGTGTAAGGTGTTCATTAACATATCCAAACACCGTTACACATATGTAAACGATTAACCGCTGTAGTTCTTTTGAAACGCGTACTTGCTCATACCATAGAAGATATATACAGAATTGAACGTGCTGATTAAACTTCTGCAATACGTTTATATTATAGATAACCAATTGATTATTAAGTCTAAAGGTTAAAACCAATAAACAACTAATATACAGGAGGTTATTCAGATGAATGAACAAAATCATGTAATCCATAAAGATGGTCAGGTTTCAACGGACAAGGTGGACAATGCAATCGAGAAAATTGCACCGGAAGAGAGAGAACAGATTTTACAGAACTTTGATGCATTCAAAGAATACCTGGGTAAACGAATTGCGATGGGTGAGTCAATCGGATTAAGCGAAGAGCAGATGGCTAAAATTGCCCAGAAAGTAGCTGACCATCTGGCTGCGAACGAAGAGCCTCGTAACCGTGAAGAAAAGTTGCTTCAGGAACTGTGGAATGTCGGCAAGGAAGATGAACGTCACATGCTGGCTCATATGCTCGTTCGTTTGGCACAGAGCTCCACAACCAATCATTAATTAACTCTATGCGTAAGCATAAAGAATACTATCGTTTTTCTTCAAATCTGCCAAAAACCGTAGCGTAACTGTGAACGTGTCTGGAGCAGGGCAGAGAGAAGCGGGGAGCGGGAGCCTAACGAACCTGTGACGCCTTATTCAGGGATTTGAGAGTCTCGCAGCAATCTAAGGAATCTGACACACGCTATATGGCTAGAAACAGCCGTTGACAGCGTATTTTCAGGAAATTTCGGATAATAAAGTGTCTCATGTTCCTTACAAAATAAAAGAAGCGCCAGAAGGCCGAATAAGACGTCCTCGGTTCCTTAGTCATCAGGACCATTTGTCAGGAATAGGCAGCTTACCCTTCACGATTGTTGGAGACGGCCATATTTCAACCCATCACTTGCCTGAGTTTAAAAGACACATCCTAGTCAAGAACCCCTGAATGAGAGATTTTCAGGGGTTCTTGTCATTTACGGAAACGACAGACAGGAGTAATGACGTTCATTGTAACTATTTTTAATCTGGCTGATACTTTTATATTCGCTGTTCCAAGTATGATAGGAAAAGAGAGAACGTTGAAATTAATAGTTCACCTGAGCGTTTGATAAGGAAGACTTCCGGTTAAGGAATAGTAACGTTCATATTAAGGAGAGATGTTACCTATGAAGAACGCGGCAAAACAATGGAAACTACGAATGA
The window above is part of the Paenibacillus sp. 1781tsa1 genome. Proteins encoded here:
- a CDS encoding DUF3243 domain-containing protein, whose protein sequence is MNEQNHVIHKDGQVSTDKVDNAIEKIAPEEREQILQNFDAFKEYLGKRIAMGESIGLSEEQMAKIAQKVADHLAANEEPRNREEKLLQELWNVGKEDERHMLAHMLVRLAQSSTTNH